The following are from one region of the Pirellulaceae bacterium genome:
- a CDS encoding ATP-dependent 6-phosphofructokinase, which yields MSTTKQRIGILTSGGDCPGLNAVIRGAAKAAERHGYEMIGFLKGYEGLVDPVSYVTLDGTITRGIFKQGGTILGSTNKGRFAATVGVSDRQELDPQLLLGVQRTCQQLNLSGLICIGGDGSLAVAQQFHEFGIPVVGVPKTIDNDLSATAFTFGFDSAVNCATDALDRLATTAASHERIMVLEVMGRHAGWIALYSGIAGGGDVILLPEIPWSFEEVCAKILEREKAGKKYTLIVVAEGAHLPDGSLVTTERRQESRQTKLGGIAGMVAYEIEKRIGRETRTMVLGHLQRGGPPSTFDRLLATQFGAHAIRLIIQGRFGEMVCSHPPAINSVPIADAVNRLKQVHATCSSVQAARALGISFGDRAEQGPFSPIQADYDAMLGIATGGSGAGAVFGNKLWASPSMNATGV from the coding sequence ATGAGCACCACTAAACAGCGAATCGGGATTTTAACTTCGGGCGGCGACTGTCCAGGCCTGAACGCGGTGATTCGGGGAGCAGCCAAGGCGGCCGAACGCCACGGCTACGAGATGATCGGGTTTTTGAAGGGCTACGAAGGCTTGGTTGATCCGGTCAGCTACGTGACACTAGACGGTACAATCACCCGCGGCATCTTCAAGCAAGGCGGCACCATACTGGGCTCCACCAATAAAGGCCGGTTTGCGGCGACAGTCGGCGTTAGTGATCGTCAAGAACTGGACCCGCAACTGCTGCTTGGCGTACAGCGGACCTGCCAACAACTCAATTTGTCGGGATTGATTTGTATCGGTGGCGATGGTTCATTGGCGGTAGCCCAGCAGTTCCATGAATTTGGCATTCCCGTCGTCGGGGTTCCCAAAACAATCGACAACGATCTGTCTGCCACTGCATTTACGTTTGGGTTTGATAGTGCCGTCAATTGCGCAACCGACGCGCTGGATCGCTTGGCTACGACGGCTGCTAGCCACGAACGAATCATGGTTTTAGAAGTTATGGGACGCCATGCCGGCTGGATCGCGCTGTATTCCGGAATTGCTGGCGGGGGCGATGTCATTTTGTTGCCCGAGATTCCATGGTCATTTGAAGAAGTGTGCGCTAAAATCCTGGAACGCGAAAAGGCGGGCAAGAAATACACGCTAATTGTGGTGGCAGAGGGAGCGCACTTGCCCGATGGTAGCTTGGTGACCACTGAGCGTCGTCAAGAATCTCGGCAGACAAAATTGGGCGGTATCGCTGGGATGGTAGCCTATGAAATAGAAAAGCGGATCGGGCGCGAGACACGAACCATGGTCTTGGGGCACTTGCAGCGCGGTGGACCTCCTTCGACTTTCGATCGCCTGCTGGCCACTCAATTCGGTGCTCATGCAATTCGACTGATCATACAAGGTCGCTTCGGAGAAATGGTCTGCAGCCATCCCCCAGCAATTAACAGTGTACCGATCGCTGATGCCGTGAATCGGCTCAAGCAAGTGCATGCCACTTGCAGCTCAGTGCAAGCCGCCCGGGCCTTGGGAATTAGCTTTGGTGATAGAGCTGAGCAAGGACCATTTTCGCCGATTCAAGCCGATTATGATGCGATGCTAGGAATCGCCACCGGTGGGTCCGGAGCGGGGGCTGTTTTTGGGAACAAACTTTGGGCGTCGCCCAGTATGAATGCCACGGGAGTGTAG